The following are from one region of the Pseudomonas lalucatii genome:
- the gspI gene encoding type II secretion system minor pseudopilin GspI: MRRSAGFTLLEVLVALAIFALVAASVLSASSRSLQTASRLEDKTLAMWIADNRLTELQLADEPVADGRDAGELQFAGRRWQWQSEVRPTSEPSMRRVTLWVAPLAQRRASADLRERALVSLSGFLGAAR; the protein is encoded by the coding sequence ATGAGGCGCTCGGCGGGTTTCACCCTGCTCGAAGTCCTGGTCGCCCTGGCCATCTTCGCGCTGGTCGCGGCCAGCGTGCTGAGCGCCAGTAGCCGCAGCCTGCAGACCGCCTCGCGGCTCGAGGACAAGACCCTGGCGATGTGGATCGCCGACAACCGCCTGACCGAGCTGCAGCTGGCCGACGAGCCGGTCGCCGATGGGCGCGACGCGGGTGAGCTGCAGTTTGCCGGGCGTCGCTGGCAGTGGCAGAGCGAGGTCCGGCCGACCAGCGAGCCGAGCATGCGCCGGGTCACCCTGTGGGTGGCGCCGCTTGCCCAGCGGCGCGCCAGCGCCGATCTGCGCGAGCGGGCCCTGGTCAGCCTCAGCGGTTTTCTCGGGGCGGCGCGATGA
- the gspH gene encoding type II secretion system minor pseudopilin GspH, giving the protein MSAGRAAVPLCCARRGAARGFTLVELLVVLVILGVLIALAVLGSGVAGPGRELHGEAERLAGLIGVLAEEAVLDNREYGVHLTAGAYQVLRYDPALRRWQPLPGKPHDLPSWAELSVELEGEALRLPQPVAEQGRQASPTPQLLMLSSGELSPFRLQLRERRRDGLSLWLSSDGFQLPRVELDGAKGRSR; this is encoded by the coding sequence ATGTCGGCCGGCCGCGCTGCCGTGCCCCTGTGCTGCGCCAGGCGCGGCGCGGCGCGCGGTTTCACCCTGGTCGAGTTGCTGGTGGTGCTGGTGATCCTCGGCGTATTGATCGCGCTGGCGGTGCTCGGTAGCGGCGTCGCCGGACCGGGGCGGGAGCTGCATGGCGAGGCCGAGCGCCTGGCCGGGCTGATCGGTGTGCTGGCGGAGGAGGCCGTGCTGGACAACCGTGAGTATGGCGTGCATCTGACGGCCGGTGCCTACCAGGTGCTGCGCTACGATCCGGCCCTGCGCCGTTGGCAGCCGCTGCCGGGCAAGCCGCATGACCTGCCGTCCTGGGCCGAGCTGAGTGTCGAACTCGAGGGCGAGGCGCTGCGCTTGCCGCAACCGGTCGCCGAGCAGGGGCGCCAGGCGAGCCCCACCCCGCAACTGCTGATGCTCTCCAGCGGCGAGCTCAGCCCGTTTCGCCTGCAGCTGCGCGAGCGCCGCCGGGACGGCCTGAGCCTGTGGCTGTCGAGCGATGGCTTTCAGTTGCCCCGGGTGGAACTGGATGGCGCCAAGGGGCGTTCCAGATGA
- the gspG gene encoding type II secretion system major pseudopilin GspG, translating to MNKRQAGFTLIEIMVVVVILGILAALVVPQVMSRPDQAKVTAAQNDIRAIGAALDMYKLDNHSYPSTQQGLEALVQKPSGNPPAKNWSKDGYLKRLPVDPWGNVYQYLAPGTKGAFDLYSLGRDGKQGGSDLDADIGNWDL from the coding sequence GTGAACAAGCGTCAGGCAGGTTTTACGCTGATCGAAATCATGGTGGTGGTGGTGATCCTCGGGATTCTCGCCGCCCTGGTGGTGCCGCAGGTGATGAGCCGGCCGGACCAGGCCAAGGTCACCGCGGCACAGAACGATATCCGCGCCATCGGCGCCGCGCTGGACATGTACAAGCTGGACAACCACAGCTACCCGAGCACCCAGCAGGGGCTCGAGGCCCTGGTGCAGAAGCCTTCCGGCAACCCGCCGGCGAAGAACTGGAGCAAGGATGGCTACCTCAAGCGCCTGCCGGTCGATCCCTGGGGCAACGTCTATCAGTACCTGGCGCCAGGTACCAAGGGGGCCTTCGATCTCTATTCCCTGGGGCGCGACGGCAAGCAGGGCGGCAGCGACCTGGATGCCGACATCGGCAACTGGGATCTCTGA
- the gspJ gene encoding type II secretion system minor pseudopilin GspJ, with product MRRTQGFTLLELLIAIAIFALLALATYRMLDSVLQTDSTTRAHELQLRELVRAMAAFERDLLQVIARPARDPFGEARPALLGEDLGGVAVELSRAGWRNPLGRARAGVQRVRWQLSGEQWQRRYWNVLDQAQDSQAQVQQALHGVTRLQLRYLHGDGGWRDSWPPAEGRGEEALAALPRAVELVLEHRRYGELRRLLRLPDVLPQRQAPPSQDGAAEEAPDVQKEASQ from the coding sequence ATGAGGCGGACGCAAGGTTTCACCCTGCTCGAGCTGCTGATCGCCATCGCGATCTTCGCCCTGCTCGCGCTCGCCACCTACCGCATGCTCGACAGCGTGCTGCAGACCGACAGCACGACCCGGGCCCATGAGTTGCAATTGCGTGAGCTGGTGCGGGCCATGGCCGCGTTCGAGCGCGACCTGCTGCAGGTGATCGCGCGGCCGGCACGCGACCCCTTCGGTGAGGCGCGACCGGCCCTGCTCGGCGAGGACCTCGGCGGTGTGGCGGTGGAGCTGAGTCGCGCCGGTTGGCGCAATCCCCTGGGACGTGCGCGTGCCGGTGTGCAGCGGGTGCGTTGGCAGCTGAGCGGCGAGCAGTGGCAGCGCAGGTACTGGAACGTGCTGGATCAGGCCCAGGACAGTCAGGCCCAGGTGCAGCAAGCGCTGCACGGCGTGACGCGCCTGCAGCTCCGTTACCTGCACGGCGACGGCGGCTGGCGCGACAGCTGGCCGCCGGCGGAAGGCCGTGGCGAGGAGGCTCTCGCGGCGCTGCCGCGGGCGGTCGAACTGGTGCTCGAGCACCGGCGCTATGGCGAGCTGCGGCGCCTGCTGCGCCTGCCGGACGTGTTGCCGCAGCGCCAGGCACCGCCAAGCCAGGACGGGGCGGCGGAAGAGGCGCCCGACGTGCAGAAGGAGGCCAGCCAATGA